A window from bacterium BMS3Abin14 encodes these proteins:
- the rpfG_9 gene encoding cyclic di-GMP phosphodiesterase response regulator RpfG: MDKNGHQQESDFIELDDFQHFSGSKKIPRILIVDDDAIVRKVITDAMELLSCDVTEAENGEQALEMAMDQYFDLILLDIMMPGKSGIECLQELRSKGSEVEVIMVTASQDLEVAIEAMRHGANDYIRKPFTPRELQVSVEKAFQRADLKFFTRDYTLSLERKIEAKDDQIRLLFYEAIQAMINTIEAKDFYTKGHSHRVTMYAMWLAKELKLNFKEAKDVHLAAQLHDIGKLSVPDAILNKPGNLTEEEFSLIKLHPERGCKILAPILSSQNLNCVMHHHEKWEGSGYPSGLSGNDIPLKARIITIADSCDAMTSRRSYRAPMKISDACEEVETCSGTHFDPELVGTFTASVKENLRQS; this comes from the coding sequence ATGGACAAAAACGGACATCAACAGGAATCAGATTTTATTGAACTGGACGACTTTCAACATTTTTCAGGCTCAAAGAAAATTCCCCGAATCCTGATTGTAGATGATGATGCCATAGTCAGGAAAGTTATCACAGATGCCATGGAGCTCTTGTCCTGTGATGTTACGGAAGCCGAAAACGGAGAGCAGGCACTGGAGATGGCCATGGATCAATATTTTGATCTCATCCTCCTGGATATCATGATGCCGGGGAAGAGCGGGATAGAATGCTTACAGGAACTTAGGAGCAAAGGTTCCGAAGTCGAAGTGATCATGGTGACCGCTTCCCAGGACCTGGAGGTGGCTATCGAAGCAATGCGTCATGGGGCCAATGACTACATCAGGAAGCCTTTTACTCCCAGGGAGTTGCAAGTGAGTGTCGAAAAGGCTTTTCAGAGGGCCGATCTCAAATTCTTCACCCGGGATTACACTCTATCCCTGGAACGCAAGATCGAGGCCAAGGATGATCAGATCAGGCTTTTATTCTACGAAGCCATACAAGCCATGATAAACACCATCGAAGCCAAGGACTTTTACACCAAGGGTCATTCCCACAGGGTGACGATGTACGCCATGTGGCTTGCTAAGGAACTGAAACTTAACTTCAAGGAAGCCAAGGATGTTCACCTGGCTGCCCAACTCCACGATATTGGGAAACTGAGCGTCCCCGATGCAATACTGAACAAGCCTGGAAATCTGACAGAGGAAGAGTTTTCTCTTATCAAACTGCACCCGGAGCGTGGTTGCAAGATCCTTGCGCCCATACTGTCGAGTCAGAACCTGAACTGTGTGATGCACCACCATGAAAAATGGGAAGGAAGCGGATACCCCTCAGGATTATCTGGAAACGATATCCCTCTGAAGGCTCGTATCATAACAATTGCGGACTCCTGCGATGCCATGACCTCCCGGCGATCCTACCGGGCCCCCATGAAGATTTCTGATGCATGCGAGGAAGTGGAAACCTGCTCCGGAACACATTTTGACCCGGAGCTGGTTGGAACCTTCACTGCTTCGGTAAAAGAAAACCTCCGGCAGTCCTGA
- the fabH_1 gene encoding 3-oxoacyl-[acyl-carrier-protein] synthase 3 yields MKGNRIVGTGMGVPSRIVTNDDLAKMVDTSDEWIVSRTGIKERRIAEDHETTSDFCATAALEALARGGVEPEDIDLIIVATLSPDRLIPSTACIVQNKIGATNAACFDLEAACSGFVYGLAVADSMMSATGIRHALVIGAETLSRVLDWTDRNTCVLFADGGGAALIRHEGGDNGILSTYLRADGSAPQPWLAVDPGVADMTPLGETRLKDFAIRMQGKDVFKFGVRALPDAVRNAVDRAGLTLDDVDHFFPHQANLRIIDSAAKALKVPIEKFYLNLERFGNTSAGSVPIALAEADSRGIIKEGDIVVLAGFGAGLTWAGAVVRW; encoded by the coding sequence ATGAAGGGAAATCGTATAGTGGGGACGGGAATGGGCGTTCCTTCCAGAATTGTGACTAACGATGATCTTGCCAAAATGGTGGATACCTCGGACGAATGGATCGTTTCCCGTACGGGGATAAAGGAACGGCGTATCGCCGAGGACCATGAAACGACCTCCGATTTTTGCGCGACTGCGGCATTGGAGGCGCTTGCCCGTGGAGGGGTAGAGCCGGAGGATATTGACCTTATTATCGTGGCCACCCTCTCCCCTGATCGGCTTATTCCGTCCACAGCCTGCATCGTTCAGAACAAGATCGGCGCTACAAACGCAGCCTGTTTCGACCTGGAGGCCGCCTGTTCGGGGTTCGTCTACGGCCTTGCGGTAGCCGATAGCATGATGTCGGCTACCGGGATCAGACACGCCCTTGTGATCGGCGCAGAAACTCTATCAAGGGTTCTTGACTGGACCGATCGAAACACCTGCGTCCTGTTTGCCGACGGGGGTGGGGCAGCCCTCATCAGGCATGAAGGTGGAGACAACGGCATCCTGTCTACATACCTGAGAGCCGACGGGTCGGCGCCGCAGCCATGGCTGGCGGTTGACCCGGGCGTGGCCGACATGACGCCCCTCGGGGAAACACGTCTGAAGGATTTCGCTATACGCATGCAGGGGAAGGATGTATTTAAATTCGGTGTCAGGGCACTTCCGGACGCGGTTCGCAATGCGGTGGACAGGGCGGGGCTGACCCTGGATGATGTGGATCACTTCTTTCCCCACCAGGCCAACCTGCGGATCATCGATTCCGCCGCCAAGGCCCTGAAAGTTCCCATTGAGAAGTTTTACCTGAACCTGGAACGTTTCGGGAACACTTCAGCCGGGAGTGTCCCCATCGCGCTGGCCGAGGCCGACAGCCGAGGCATTATCAAGGAGGGCGATATCGTGGTTCTGGCCGGCTTCGGCGCGGGGCTCACGTGGGCAGGGGCCGTCGTTCGCTGGTGA
- a CDS encoding glycine/sarcosine N-methyltransferase: MSIEVRSDWWKTLFDEIYLLTDSRSVCDEDLTGREVDVICGILPMDTRMALLDLCGGQGRHSIELASRGFTGCTVLDYSRFLIERGRAMASEMGRPIRFLQGDARETGLPSESFDCVIIMGNSLGYLPRPEDDLGILAESMRLLKPGSRVLVDTADGEQVREEMSPVAWHEVDETVVVCRRREIAENAVSARELVLCKDRGLLRDQTYRIRLFDGDMLVRLLSDAGFSAVQLYRNFTPHDTKGDYGFMDRRIVAVGIKPDA; encoded by the coding sequence TTGAGCATAGAGGTCAGATCGGATTGGTGGAAGACCCTTTTCGATGAAATCTACCTGCTCACCGACTCCCGCTCTGTGTGTGATGAGGATCTTACCGGACGGGAGGTGGACGTTATCTGTGGGATTCTTCCCATGGACACGCGGATGGCGCTCCTGGATCTTTGCGGGGGACAGGGCAGGCACAGCATTGAACTGGCCTCCAGAGGGTTTACGGGATGTACGGTCCTGGACTATTCCCGGTTCCTCATAGAACGGGGGCGGGCCATGGCCTCCGAAATGGGAAGGCCGATCCGTTTTCTCCAGGGGGATGCCAGGGAAACGGGTCTTCCCTCGGAATCCTTTGACTGTGTTATCATCATGGGAAACTCATTGGGTTATCTGCCCAGGCCGGAGGACGATCTTGGAATCCTGGCCGAGTCCATGCGGTTGCTGAAACCCGGCTCCAGGGTTCTGGTAGATACTGCAGACGGAGAGCAGGTGAGGGAGGAGATGTCTCCGGTTGCATGGCACGAGGTGGATGAAACGGTTGTCGTCTGCCGCCGCAGGGAAATCGCTGAAAATGCGGTTAGCGCGAGGGAACTGGTCCTCTGCAAGGACAGAGGGCTGCTGCGCGATCAGACCTACCGCATTCGGCTGTTTGACGGCGACATGTTAGTACGCCTGTTGAGTGATGCCGGATTTTCCGCGGTTCAGCTTTACAGGAATTTTACCCCCCATGACACGAAAGGTGACTACGGGTTCATGGATCGGCGAATAGTGGCGGTGGGCATCAAACCGGATGCCTGA
- a CDS encoding metal-dependent hydrolase produces MRPPRQKAGRAKRRFKMRIKYLGHACFLLEANDGTRILTDPYEPGSFDGAVKYRPVAETADIVLVSHDHADHNWSAGIPGSPQVIKEDGERAVSGIKVLGVPSFHDTSRGSERGNNIIFRVELDGLAVCHLGDLGHALDPASASALLPVDVLLMPVGGTFTIGAQVASEVMEILSPTLTIPMHFKTDGVDFPIDPVDGFLAKKDNVIRAGSSEITVSRGDIPSGIVLLDPSLLP; encoded by the coding sequence ATGAGGCCGCCCCGGCAGAAGGCGGGGAGGGCGAAAAGGAGATTTAAAATGCGGATAAAATATCTGGGCCACGCCTGTTTTCTCCTTGAAGCCAATGATGGGACCAGGATCCTGACGGACCCGTACGAGCCGGGCTCCTTCGATGGGGCCGTAAAGTACAGGCCGGTAGCGGAAACCGCCGACATCGTTCTTGTGTCGCACGACCATGCCGATCACAACTGGTCGGCCGGTATTCCGGGCAGCCCCCAGGTCATCAAGGAAGACGGTGAACGGGCTGTTTCAGGGATCAAGGTCCTTGGCGTTCCCTCCTTCCACGACACGTCACGGGGTTCGGAGCGGGGGAATAATATCATCTTCCGTGTGGAACTTGACGGGTTGGCCGTCTGCCACCTGGGTGATCTTGGCCACGCCCTTGATCCTGCCTCGGCCTCCGCTCTCCTCCCGGTGGACGTTCTGCTGATGCCGGTTGGAGGAACATTCACCATCGGTGCACAGGTGGCGTCCGAGGTTATGGAGATACTTTCACCCACTCTGACTATCCCCATGCACTTCAAGACCGACGGGGTAGATTTCCCCATCGATCCGGTGGACGGCTTCCTGGCGAAAAAGGATAATGTCATCAGGGCCGGTTCCTCCGAGATCACCGTCTCCAGGGGTGATATCCCCTCCGGCATTGTCCTGCTTGACCCGTCGTTGTTGCCGTAG
- the yiaD gene encoding putative lipoprotein YiaD precursor, producing the protein MLRKSLVGIVCLSLFAVSGCMVSKKDYLLKSGEAEKCATNLSRKVDENTALKKELSSNQEDLQQRTNSLEDCGKNLEAVTGERDGLQGELDKTVAVNDELKSQNDRLGDLLKSKEVSQSQIIQETMNINKRLQGTNGDLREKIVAKDAEFRILRTDMERVKSENRSLQDQVHALKVQKEEDLQKLKSAYDELVGGLKTEIEAGQVQIKRMKDRLSVNLVEKILFDSGRANLKQSGIAVLSKVGAQLNRIKGKRIQIEGHTDDVPIGGRLKERFPSNWELSSSRALAVVHFLQDKVGIDPARLSAAGYGEYQPVVSNDTAEGKAANRRIEIVLLPPYEKLSEAQERTN; encoded by the coding sequence ATGTTGAGAAAAAGTCTGGTGGGGATTGTCTGTCTTTCCCTCTTTGCTGTTTCCGGGTGCATGGTCAGCAAAAAGGATTATCTCCTGAAATCCGGTGAGGCTGAAAAGTGCGCGACCAATCTCAGCCGGAAAGTCGATGAGAACACGGCGCTTAAGAAGGAGCTTTCTTCCAACCAGGAGGATCTGCAGCAGAGGACCAATAGCCTGGAGGACTGCGGAAAGAACCTTGAGGCCGTAACCGGCGAGAGGGATGGCCTTCAGGGCGAACTGGATAAAACCGTGGCGGTCAATGATGAGTTGAAATCTCAGAACGACAGGTTGGGAGATCTTCTCAAGAGCAAGGAGGTCTCTCAGTCCCAGATCATCCAGGAGACCATGAATATCAACAAGAGGCTTCAGGGGACAAACGGCGACCTGAGGGAGAAGATTGTGGCAAAGGACGCGGAGTTCCGGATTCTGAGGACGGACATGGAAAGGGTCAAGAGTGAAAACCGCTCCCTCCAGGATCAAGTCCACGCCCTGAAGGTACAGAAGGAGGAGGATCTTCAGAAACTCAAGAGCGCCTACGATGAGTTGGTTGGCGGACTCAAGACCGAGATCGAGGCCGGCCAGGTTCAGATCAAGAGGATGAAGGACAGGCTTTCCGTCAACCTGGTTGAGAAGATCCTGTTCGACTCGGGCCGGGCCAACCTCAAACAGTCGGGGATCGCTGTCCTGTCCAAGGTGGGCGCCCAGCTGAACAGGATAAAAGGGAAGAGGATACAGATCGAGGGACATACCGACGACGTTCCCATTGGTGGCCGTCTTAAGGAAAGGTTCCCCTCCAATTGGGAACTGTCTTCCAGCAGGGCGTTGGCTGTGGTTCACTTTCTACAGGACAAGGTAGGGATCGACCCGGCGAGGCTGTCCGCCGCCGGTTACGGTGAGTACCAGCCGGTTGTCTCCAATGATACAGCTGAGGGCAAGGCTGCCAACCGGAGAATTGAAATCGTTCTGCTCCCACCTTATGAGAAGTTGAGTGAGGCCCAGGAGCGCACTAATTAA
- a CDS encoding peptidase family M50 gives MRDVSPRPERRWIHYVLFAATFVTTTAAGAMQEGINPFTHPSGLSKGLPFSLTIMAILLGHEMGHYITSHRHHVPATLPYFIPAPSFIGTFGAVIRMKGAIWDRRTLLDIGASGPIVGFVLALPALVVGFALSPVVAGGGDVGGLALGNSLIVLVVSFLVKGNLPSNMTVALHPVAFAGWIGMFVTSLNLLPVGQLDGGHISKALFPNHSDNIARVVHLSLFLMGLLFWEGWFVWAILLILLGVRHPPVLLPHIQLDEKRTRLGYAAIIIFILTFVPAPFTVM, from the coding sequence ATGAGAGATGTAAGCCCCCGCCCAGAGCGCCGCTGGATCCATTACGTTCTTTTCGCGGCGACCTTCGTTACTACAACCGCTGCGGGTGCAATGCAGGAGGGGATAAATCCGTTCACGCACCCATCGGGGCTCTCCAAAGGCCTTCCCTTCTCCCTGACAATCATGGCGATCCTGCTTGGGCATGAAATGGGGCATTACATAACCTCGCACCGCCACCATGTGCCTGCCACCCTGCCGTATTTCATCCCTGCTCCTTCCTTTATCGGGACGTTCGGTGCCGTTATCAGGATGAAGGGCGCCATCTGGGACAGGAGGACCTTGCTGGACATCGGCGCCTCCGGTCCCATCGTGGGCTTTGTGCTGGCCCTGCCTGCGCTGGTCGTCGGCTTCGCCCTGTCTCCGGTGGTTGCCGGTGGCGGTGATGTAGGAGGTTTGGCCCTGGGGAACAGCCTTATCGTCCTGGTTGTGAGTTTCCTGGTGAAGGGCAACCTGCCGTCAAACATGACGGTGGCTCTTCATCCGGTGGCATTTGCAGGATGGATCGGGATGTTCGTTACGTCCCTGAACCTCCTGCCCGTGGGGCAGCTGGACGGCGGGCACATATCCAAGGCTCTCTTCCCGAACCACTCCGACAATATCGCCAGGGTCGTCCATCTGAGTCTGTTCCTGATGGGCCTTCTCTTCTGGGAAGGCTGGTTCGTATGGGCTATCCTCCTGATCCTCCTCGGCGTGAGGCATCCTCCGGTTCTCCTTCCGCATATCCAGCTGGATGAAAAGCGGACCAGGTTGGGATACGCCGCCATCATCATTTTCATCCTGACGTTCGTGCCCGCTCCGTTTACGGTAATGTGA
- a CDS encoding putative phosphatase, with amino-acid sequence MKGIKGLLLDLDGTLVDIKVSFFLDTMMESMVDYFIALLDPETFRRGLIGSIDELISSPRSSGETNQDGFYDAFFRLTGLSPEAAQQGFDAYYRDVFPGFSEYGSYVDGALDLIESAHERGFALALATNPIFPRAAVLERMSWGNLSPDPFTFIAALENTRACKPQIEFFTAVADALDLHPEQCLMVGNDVAHDLAASSAGMRTYLAEPHLVREDASGNVPDGRGLLRDLGRTLGLW; translated from the coding sequence GTGAAAGGCATCAAGGGCCTTCTGCTCGACCTCGACGGGACACTGGTTGATATCAAGGTTTCCTTTTTTCTGGATACGATGATGGAATCCATGGTCGATTATTTCATCGCCCTTCTGGATCCTGAAACCTTCCGGAGAGGATTGATCGGCAGCATAGACGAGCTTATCTCCTCTCCGCGATCTTCCGGTGAAACCAACCAGGATGGGTTCTACGATGCTTTTTTCCGACTGACAGGCCTTTCTCCCGAGGCGGCGCAGCAAGGTTTCGACGCGTATTACAGGGACGTGTTCCCCGGGTTTTCCGAATACGGCTCATACGTGGATGGAGCTCTGGACCTCATCGAGTCGGCCCATGAAAGAGGCTTTGCCCTGGCGCTTGCCACCAACCCCATTTTTCCGCGGGCCGCGGTACTCGAACGGATGAGTTGGGGGAACCTGTCTCCCGATCCGTTCACTTTTATCGCCGCGCTGGAGAATACGAGGGCGTGCAAGCCGCAGATCGAGTTTTTTACGGCCGTGGCCGATGCCCTTGACCTTCACCCCGAACAATGCCTCATGGTCGGCAACGATGTGGCCCATGACCTGGCCGCATCTTCGGCCGGCATGAGAACGTACCTGGCCGAACCTCATCTGGTGAGGGAGGACGCTTCCGGTAATGTTCCGGATGGAAGAGGACTTCTGAGGGACCTGGGGAGGACTCTGGGGCTGTGGTAG
- the fabF gene encoding 3-oxoacyl-[acyl-carrier-protein] synthase 2 has product MRRRVVVTGLGAVTPVGLDVPDSWAGMLAGRSGVGPVTRFDAGGLATRIAAEVKGFEPEKRINGKDLKKMDMFIPYAIFAAFEAIEQSGLIIDESNADRIAVVVGAGLGGLPYIEKYATILKERGPRRVSPFFIPMTIANLAAGQISIRTGAKGPNSCVVTACATGTHNVGEAFRMIQYGDADAAIAGGAESVITPLTFAGFNSMRALSTRNEEPERASRPFDKGRDGFVIGEGAGILILEELESALARGADIFAEVVGFGMSGDAYHITAPPEGGAGAAQCMRNVLHDAGIAPEDVDYINAHGTSTSFNDLYETQAIKSVFGDAAYSIPVSSTKSMTGHLLGAAGGVEAVVAVKTVLEDRIPPTINYEEPDPECDLDYVPNEARDARVDVAISNSFGFGGTNACLAFRKFTQ; this is encoded by the coding sequence GTGAGAAGAAGAGTTGTCGTAACCGGTTTGGGAGCCGTGACGCCCGTGGGCCTTGATGTCCCCGATAGTTGGGCGGGCATGCTTGCAGGCCGGTCAGGGGTGGGCCCTGTCACCAGGTTTGATGCCGGTGGACTTGCTACCAGAATCGCTGCTGAGGTCAAGGGGTTCGAGCCGGAGAAACGGATAAACGGCAAGGACCTCAAGAAGATGGACATGTTTATCCCCTACGCCATCTTCGCGGCTTTCGAGGCGATTGAACAGTCCGGTCTGATCATTGACGAGTCCAATGCAGACCGGATCGCGGTGGTAGTCGGCGCAGGCTTGGGCGGGCTTCCCTATATTGAGAAATATGCCACGATTCTGAAGGAAAGGGGACCGAGAAGAGTTTCACCTTTCTTTATTCCCATGACGATCGCCAACCTGGCGGCCGGGCAAATTTCCATCAGAACAGGGGCCAAGGGTCCCAACAGCTGTGTGGTGACGGCCTGCGCGACCGGGACTCACAACGTAGGCGAAGCCTTTCGGATGATCCAGTACGGGGATGCCGACGCGGCCATCGCCGGGGGTGCGGAATCCGTTATTACCCCTCTGACTTTCGCCGGGTTCAACTCCATGAGAGCGCTTTCCACCCGCAACGAGGAACCGGAGAGAGCAAGCCGGCCTTTCGATAAAGGCAGAGACGGCTTCGTCATTGGCGAGGGGGCGGGCATCCTGATCCTGGAGGAGTTGGAGTCTGCTCTGGCCAGAGGCGCCGATATTTTTGCAGAGGTGGTGGGGTTCGGGATGTCCGGGGATGCCTATCATATCACCGCCCCACCCGAGGGCGGCGCCGGCGCGGCGCAATGCATGCGGAATGTCCTTCATGACGCCGGTATTGCCCCGGAGGATGTCGACTATATCAACGCCCACGGCACCAGCACATCGTTTAACGACCTCTACGAGACCCAGGCCATCAAGTCGGTCTTCGGTGATGCAGCCTACAGTATTCCGGTCAGTTCCACAAAATCCATGACCGGACATCTCCTGGGTGCGGCCGGCGGAGTTGAAGCTGTGGTGGCGGTCAAGACAGTCCTGGAAGACCGTATCCCACCCACCATCAACTACGAGGAACCCGACCCGGAGTGCGACCTGGATTATGTTCCCAACGAGGCGAGGGATGCCCGGGTGGATGTCGCCATCAGCAACTCCTTCGGGTTCGGCGGGACCAATGCCTGCCTCGCTTTTCGCAAGTTCACTCAATAA
- the acpP gene encoding acyl carrier protein gives MDVTGKVKEIIAEQLNQDAGSIDASANFVNDLGADSLDVVELVMAFEEAFDLEIPDEEAEKIQTVQDAITYIQGKAS, from the coding sequence ATGGACGTAACAGGCAAGGTCAAGGAGATTATAGCGGAACAACTTAACCAGGATGCCGGCAGCATCGACGCGTCGGCCAACTTTGTGAACGATCTGGGCGCAGATTCCCTCGATGTGGTTGAACTGGTCATGGCCTTTGAGGAGGCCTTTGATCTGGAGATCCCCGACGAGGAGGCCGAGAAGATTCAGACCGTGCAGGATGCCATCACCTATATACAGGGGAAGGCGTCCTAG
- the fabG_2 gene encoding 3-oxoacyl-[acyl-carrier-protein] reductase FabG, which yields MMSDKRIAIVTGAGQGIGRAIALDLASAGVDVVAADINLDAARDAASDVEGRGVRSLSVEVDVSDSDSVEKMVKLSTDSFGKVDYLVNNAGITRDGLLMRMDDSAWRSVLDVNLTGTYLCSRMVVRLMMKQRFGRIVNISSVVGAMGNAGQTNYAASKAGVMGLTKSLAREVASRNITVNAVAPGFIQTAMTDELPEKARRELVALIPSQRLGTPEDVAACVRFLLSDQASYITGQVFHVNGGMYM from the coding sequence ATGATGTCCGATAAACGTATCGCCATCGTTACCGGGGCAGGGCAGGGGATCGGACGGGCCATCGCTCTTGATCTTGCCTCTGCCGGAGTGGATGTTGTCGCAGCCGATATCAATCTTGATGCGGCGAGGGATGCGGCCTCGGATGTCGAGGGCAGAGGGGTGCGGTCCCTGTCGGTCGAGGTGGATGTGTCCGATTCAGACAGCGTCGAAAAGATGGTCAAATTATCCACCGACAGCTTCGGGAAGGTGGATTACCTTGTGAATAATGCCGGCATCACCAGGGATGGGCTTCTCATGCGCATGGACGATTCAGCGTGGAGGTCCGTTCTGGACGTAAACCTCACGGGGACCTATCTGTGTTCCAGGATGGTCGTTCGTCTGATGATGAAGCAGAGGTTCGGAAGAATCGTGAATATTTCATCCGTTGTGGGGGCCATGGGAAACGCAGGCCAGACTAACTACGCGGCGTCCAAGGCTGGAGTTATGGGGCTTACAAAATCCCTCGCCCGGGAGGTCGCCTCCCGTAATATCACGGTCAATGCCGTTGCCCCGGGGTTCATCCAGACGGCCATGACGGATGAACTGCCCGAAAAGGCCCGCCGGGAACTCGTCGCCCTCATTCCTTCACAGCGTCTGGGTACGCCTGAGGATGTTGCTGCCTGTGTGCGGTTTCTCCTCTCCGACCAGGCGTCCTATATCACCGGGCAGGTGTTTCACGTCAACGGTGGAATGTACATGTAG
- the fabD gene encoding malonyl CoA-acyl carrier protein transacylase produces the protein MKLALLFPGQGSQFVGMGKALSRWSAQARDVFDEADDVLRYPLSRLCFEGPEEKLRLTENTQPAILAASIAAARALESHVSLAPSWVAGHSLGEYSALVTAGSFSLADALVAVRERGKAMQKAVGEGVGSMAALLGMGREEVEAICAEVTDDKGLVAPANFNSPGQIVIAGHREKVQAAMARFRERGGKRAVELPVSAPFHCRLMEPAAARMVRVLDDIAIDSPNPVLINNAGARPLDLAVQVAPSLIRQITSPVMWEDSIRFIIAEGADMLLELGPGKVLCGIVKRIDRGLRIQPFGTPEDLDAVVALVEEVS, from the coding sequence ATGAAGCTCGCCCTTTTGTTCCCCGGCCAGGGATCCCAGTTCGTGGGCATGGGAAAGGCCCTTTCCCGGTGGTCGGCACAGGCAAGGGACGTCTTTGATGAGGCGGATGATGTCCTGCGGTACCCGTTGAGCCGGCTTTGTTTCGAGGGTCCGGAAGAGAAACTGAGACTGACCGAAAACACACAGCCTGCCATCCTTGCCGCGAGTATCGCGGCGGCCCGTGCCCTGGAATCCCATGTCTCCCTCGCTCCATCATGGGTGGCGGGGCACAGCCTTGGAGAGTATTCCGCCCTGGTGACGGCCGGCAGCTTTTCCCTCGCCGACGCCCTCGTTGCGGTCCGTGAGAGAGGGAAAGCCATGCAGAAAGCTGTTGGTGAAGGAGTGGGCTCCATGGCCGCGCTTCTGGGGATGGGCCGTGAGGAAGTCGAGGCGATCTGCGCCGAGGTGACCGACGATAAGGGGTTGGTCGCACCGGCCAACTTTAATTCCCCCGGCCAGATCGTCATCGCGGGCCACAGGGAAAAAGTTCAGGCTGCGATGGCCCGGTTCAGGGAGCGGGGAGGCAAGAGGGCAGTGGAGCTGCCGGTGAGCGCTCCCTTTCATTGCCGCCTCATGGAACCTGCTGCGGCCCGAATGGTCCGGGTCCTGGACGATATTGCCATTGACAGCCCAAATCCCGTTCTGATAAACAACGCAGGTGCGCGTCCGCTGGATCTGGCCGTGCAAGTAGCGCCTTCCCTCATCAGACAGATAACGTCCCCTGTGATGTGGGAGGATTCCATACGGTTCATCATCGCGGAGGGCGCCGACATGCTGCTGGAGCTGGGGCCCGGGAAGGTACTCTGCGGGATTGTGAAGAGGATCGACAGGGGCCTGCGTATTCAACCCTTCGGGACTCCCGAGGATCTGGATGCAGTCGTAGCCCTCGTTGAGGAGGTGTCATGA
- the acrA gene encoding acryloyl-CoA reductase electron transfer subunit beta codes for MAVIVNKDKCNGCEICVDSCLYAAIDMVDGKAWINEKCTICLVCIEECPVEAIFQEESENAAPEIRKDEYSGVWVFAEHRQGKLSSVVLELLGAGRKLADETGQSLSAVVLGYDMEDAAGELILYGADEVIYFDDPLLAAFNDGPYAAVLSDLILERKPAMVLAGATFMGRSFIPTVASRVKTGLTADCTALSIDPQTGDLLQTRPAFGGNIMATIVCPNHRPQMATVRHKVLVPAARNPEHQGKLHVIRGMDGGKAHQGAEVIEVVPEVMDTVNLAEADIIVSGGRGVGEAFGIIEELALVLGGAVGASRAVVDAEWMPYSHQVGQTGKTVQPTIYFACGISGAVQHLAGMQSSDIIIAINKDPDAPIFDVATYGLVGDLFEIIPEIIRAVKATRGEA; via the coding sequence ATGGCAGTCATTGTCAACAAAGATAAGTGTAATGGTTGTGAGATCTGTGTCGATTCGTGCCTTTATGCCGCCATCGATATGGTGGACGGCAAGGCATGGATCAATGAAAAGTGCACAATTTGCCTGGTCTGCATCGAGGAATGCCCTGTTGAGGCCATCTTTCAGGAGGAGAGCGAAAATGCCGCTCCGGAGATCCGGAAGGATGAATACAGCGGTGTCTGGGTGTTCGCGGAGCACCGCCAGGGAAAATTGTCGTCCGTGGTGCTGGAACTGCTTGGCGCCGGAAGGAAGCTGGCCGACGAAACCGGCCAGAGCCTTTCGGCAGTGGTCCTGGGGTACGATATGGAGGATGCGGCCGGGGAGCTGATCCTTTACGGCGCTGATGAGGTCATATATTTTGACGATCCACTCCTCGCCGCCTTCAACGACGGCCCGTATGCTGCCGTTCTCTCAGACCTGATACTGGAGAGAAAACCCGCCATGGTCCTCGCCGGCGCTACCTTCATGGGGCGTTCCTTCATCCCCACTGTCGCCTCCAGGGTGAAAACCGGTCTGACCGCCGATTGCACCGCCCTTTCCATTGACCCTCAGACCGGAGACCTCCTCCAGACCAGACCCGCCTTCGGCGGCAACATCATGGCGACGATCGTCTGCCCAAACCACAGGCCGCAGATGGCCACCGTGAGGCACAAGGTCCTTGTCCCCGCCGCCAGGAACCCCGAGCACCAGGGGAAACTGCATGTTATAAGGGGGATGGACGGGGGCAAGGCGCATCAGGGTGCTGAGGTGATTGAGGTGGTCCCTGAGGTCATGGACACAGTGAATCTGGCCGAAGCTGACATCATCGTTTCCGGCGGGCGGGGAGTGGGGGAGGCATTCGGGATCATAGAGGAACTTGCTCTCGTTCTCGGCGGCGCCGTGGGAGCGTCACGAGCGGTGGTGGATGCCGAATGGATGCCCTATTCCCACCAGGTAGGCCAGACCGGCAAGACCGTTCAGCCGACCATATACTTCGCCTGCGGGATATCCGGGGCCGTGCAGCACCTTGCCGGGATGCAGTCGTCGGACATCATCATCGCCATCAACAAGGATCCCGATGCCCCGATTTTTGACGTTGCCACCTACGGCCTTGTCGGCGATCTGTTCGAGATCATTCCGGAGATCATCCGGGCGGTCAAGGCGACAAGAGGGGAAGCATGA